A genomic region of Bubalus kerabau isolate K-KA32 ecotype Philippines breed swamp buffalo chromosome 10, PCC_UOA_SB_1v2, whole genome shotgun sequence contains the following coding sequences:
- the LOC129622131 gene encoding deoxyribonuclease-1-like 1, whose protein sequence is MHMTLHKFLHFQIQEDGSWMWKMVVDVELNHQVNDYPAQSHEAEVQDSYMYDDQDDLFTLELFVCWFSLRSKVLPSLVLVPLHTTPKAVETELNALYDVFLDASGRWQTKDVILLGDFNADCASLTKKRLDNLVLRTQAGFHWAIADGVDTTVRASTHCTYDRIVLHGEHLQSLLRGAAAFDFPQSFGLTEQEALNISDHYPVEVDLVLSRAVHGVQPPCLATLWLSLLLPLLAPQLGLVA, encoded by the exons ATGCACATGACATTGCACAAGTTCTTACATTTCCAGATTCAAGAAGATGGCTCATGGATGTGGAAGATGGTGGTGGATGTGGAGCTCAATCATCAGGTAAATGACTACCCAGCACA GTCACATGAGGCAGAGGTCCAGGACTCCTACATGTACGATGATCAGGATGATCTCTTTACCCTGGAGCTCTTTGTGTGCTGGTTCTCTTTACGCAGCAAGGTTCTTCCCAGCCTCGTGCTGGTCCCACTGCACACCACTCCGAAGGCTGTGGAGACGGAGCTGAATGCCCTGTATGACGTGTTTCTGGATGCTTCCGGGCGCTGGCAGACCAAGGATGTGATCCTGCTCGGGGACTTCAATGCTGACTGCGCATCACTGACCAAAAAGCGCCTGGATAACCTAGTTCTTCGGACTCAGGCTGGCTTCCACTGGGCCATCGCCGACGGCGTGGACACTACGGTGCGGGCCAGCACCCACTGCACCTATGACCGCATCGTGCTCCACGGGGAGCACCTCCAGAGCCTGCTGCGTGGCGCGGCCGCCTTCGACTTCCCCCAGAGCTTTGGGCTCACTGAGCAGGAG GCTCTCAACATCAGTGACCACTACCCTGTGGAGGTGGACCTGGTGCTGAGCCGGGCAGTGCACGGGGTCCAGCCCCCCTGCCTGGCCACTCTGTGGCTGTCACTGCTGCTGCCCCTCCTAGCCCCCCAGCTGGGCCTGGTGGCCTGA